Within the Rhodopirellula bahusiensis genome, the region TCCACCGCGGCGGCGCGGAAGGTGTCGCCCGCACCGAGAACGATCTTGTGGCCTTGCGAAACCAGATGATGCGACAGCTTTCCGATCGATGTCGTCTTGCCGCTTCCGTTGACGCCGACGACCAAAATGACCGTCGGTGGCGAGTCCGCTTTGGCGAGGTCGCCGTGATCTTGTTTCAGTTGTTCACGAATGTCTTCGGTGATTGTTTCGACGACTTCTTCCAAGTGCACCACGCGGCCGCGAAAGTCCTTGGCGACTCGATCGCGAATTCGTCCGGCGGGGCCGGCGCCCATGTCGGTGCGGATCAAGCGAGCGTAGAGTTCGCCAAGGAAGTCCTCGTCGACCAAGCGGCCTTCGGCTTTGAACAAGTCGCGGATGTCGGTTCCAAGCACCCGGCGAGTCTTCTGCAGGCCGTTCTTCATCTTGCCAAACAGGCCACCGGAGCTTTCTGGGCCGGCCGAGTTATCTGGGCCGGTCGATCTTTCTGGGCCGGCCGCAGCTTCGTCACCCGCCGATGGCGAGGCGGGGGTGGTGGATTCGTCGCTCGAGTCGTTCTTCTTGGATCGCCAGAAAGCCATCTATCAATGCACGTTTGGGAATG harbors:
- the ftsY gene encoding signal recognition particle-docking protein FtsY; this translates as MAFWRSKKNDSSDESTTPASPSAGDEAAAGPERSTGPDNSAGPESSGGLFGKMKNGLQKTRRVLGTDIRDLFKAEGRLVDEDFLGELYARLIRTDMGAGPAGRIRDRVAKDFRGRVVHLEEVVETITEDIREQLKQDHGDLAKADSPPTVILVVGVNGSGKTTSIGKLSHHLVSQGHKIVLGAGDTFRAAAVEQLTIWSERIGCEIVTGPSGVDPASVAYQTTEKAIEIGADYAIIDTAGRLQTQGKLMLELEKIRRVIDKKLPGAPHEVLLVLDATAGQNAISQAKGFSNAAGCTGIILSKLDGSAKGGVVLPIREQFELPVKFVGLGEGIEDMTKFDPDTFAAALLEA